The following proteins are co-located in the Paenibacillus sp. FSL H8-0079 genome:
- a CDS encoding beta-glucoside-specific PTS transporter subunit IIABC has translation MKYEELAKEIIHHVGGKENVESLAHCVTRLRFKLKDEGKANTDVLKNMDGIITVMQSGGQYQVVIGNHVPQVYADVVAVGGLQLDSGQSSGESTKEKTNIFNTFIDVVSGVFTPVLGILGATGMIKGLTALLVAVGWLSTTSGTHQVLSAIGDCLFYFFPIFLGYTSAKKFNANIFIGMAIGTCLVYPSFSSLTSTGQPLYTIFGGSVIESSVYLSFLGIPVILMNYASSVIPIIIATYVASKVERVFKRIIPNVISNFFVPFSTLLVVVPVALIAIGPAATWAGQLLGAGTMFLYNLSPVIATTLLNGFWQVFTIFGVQWGLVPIAFNNLAILKYDPMIITASVLTVFSQVGVVLAILIRTKNKKLKSLSIPAIISGIFGVSEPAIYGITLPLKRPFIMGCIAAAVGGGITGLMGTKAYMVGGMGIVAFPSFISPEGIDSGFYGMILGSLVSFGLGFLLTFFRGFKDPEQTNGNQDSDGKGSTDNKPAVKHDIVQSPMKGNLIALSEVKDEAFSSGALGKGVAIEPTEGKVYSPIDGVLTNVFPSGHAIGITSAHGIEILIHVGKDTVKLKGKHFTPKVKQGEAVKQGELLLEFDMNEIKEAGFSLITPVIVTNSGDYLDVIETEKTSVTYHDDLLKVVN, from the coding sequence ATGAAGTATGAGGAATTGGCAAAAGAAATTATTCATCATGTTGGTGGAAAAGAGAACGTAGAAAGCCTGGCGCATTGTGTAACTCGTCTAAGGTTCAAACTGAAAGATGAGGGTAAGGCTAACACCGATGTCCTGAAAAATATGGACGGCATCATCACCGTAATGCAAAGTGGAGGACAATATCAAGTCGTAATCGGCAACCATGTTCCTCAGGTTTATGCTGATGTTGTGGCTGTAGGTGGACTTCAACTGGACTCCGGACAGTCATCTGGAGAGTCGACGAAAGAAAAAACGAACATTTTCAACACATTTATTGATGTGGTTTCCGGCGTATTCACCCCGGTGCTTGGCATCTTGGGAGCAACTGGTATGATCAAAGGGCTAACTGCTCTCCTGGTAGCTGTCGGATGGCTTAGTACAACATCAGGAACCCATCAAGTGCTGAGCGCGATAGGTGATTGCCTGTTCTACTTCTTCCCGATCTTCCTGGGATATACGTCAGCGAAGAAGTTTAATGCTAACATTTTCATCGGAATGGCGATAGGTACTTGTCTGGTTTATCCAAGCTTCTCAAGCCTGACCTCAACAGGCCAACCGCTGTACACCATATTTGGTGGGTCCGTAATTGAATCGTCTGTGTATCTGTCCTTCCTGGGGATTCCGGTTATTCTAATGAATTATGCATCCAGTGTCATTCCAATTATTATTGCGACGTATGTTGCTTCAAAAGTTGAAAGGGTTTTCAAACGAATTATTCCGAACGTTATAAGTAACTTCTTTGTTCCATTCTCTACATTGCTGGTCGTTGTGCCAGTGGCACTGATCGCAATCGGGCCGGCTGCGACTTGGGCAGGTCAATTGCTCGGGGCAGGAACGATGTTCCTCTATAACTTGAGTCCGGTCATCGCAACAACTTTGCTCAATGGATTCTGGCAGGTGTTTACTATTTTTGGCGTTCAGTGGGGATTAGTACCGATTGCTTTCAACAATCTTGCCATACTGAAGTACGATCCAATGATCATTACAGCTTCCGTGCTTACCGTATTCTCACAAGTCGGTGTGGTACTGGCCATTTTAATTAGAACCAAAAACAAGAAATTGAAATCCTTGTCCATTCCTGCCATTATCTCGGGTATCTTCGGAGTGTCAGAGCCTGCAATTTACGGGATTACGTTACCGCTCAAAAGACCGTTTATTATGGGATGTATTGCAGCGGCTGTGGGCGGTGGCATTACCGGCCTAATGGGAACCAAAGCGTATATGGTTGGTGGTATGGGAATCGTTGCTTTTCCAAGCTTCATTAGCCCAGAAGGAATAGACAGCGGATTCTATGGCATGATTCTTGGCTCTCTTGTGAGCTTCGGTCTGGGATTCCTGCTGACGTTCTTCCGTGGGTTTAAAGATCCTGAGCAAACGAATGGCAATCAAGATAGCGATGGAAAAGGAAGTACTGACAATAAGCCAGCAGTTAAGCATGACATCGTACAAAGTCCGATGAAAGGTAACCTCATTGCTCTAAGCGAAGTGAAGGATGAGGCATTCTCCAGCGGTGCGCTTGGTAAAGGGGTAGCCATTGAGCCCACTGAAGGCAAAGTATACTCACCCATCGACGGTGTGCTTACGAATGTGTTCCCATCCGGTCACGCCATTGGCATAACAAGTGCACACGGCATTGAAATTCTTATTCATGTCGGAAAGGACACGGTAAAGCTGAAGGGGAAACATTTCACACCCAAAGTGAAACAGGGAGAAGCCGTTAAACAAGGAGAACTTCTACTGGAATTCGATATGAATGAGATTAAAGAAGCTGGATTCAGTCTAATCACACCTGTTATTGTGACCAACTCGGGTGATTACCTGGATGTCATTGAAACGGAGAAAACAAGTGTCACGTATCATGATGATTTGCTTAAGGTCGTGAACTAA